A genomic region of Deltaproteobacteria bacterium contains the following coding sequences:
- a CDS encoding alpha/beta hydrolase, with amino-acid sequence MSARAIEINGRKVSVLEDGAGEPTFYLHGFADVHAVTEGWMPFHEKLMESCRLYAPAHPGCAASDEIEYLESAEDLIFHYLEVIDALGLERFDLVGTCVGGWMAAELAARHPEKVRRLALIDASGLFVPGAPIGDIFMMSHPVRGTDYSELRAMLFASDSTPVGHALFPDGRAENIEDELRRYQMIRFTNRFGFSPPYFYNRSLRSRLRRISAPTLVVWGESDRMVPPAHGEAYAEGISGSNGVQLVKGTGHSPQAEDPEATAALVTGFLAG; translated from the coding sequence ATGAGCGCGCGGGCCATCGAGATCAACGGTCGCAAGGTTTCGGTGCTGGAGGACGGCGCGGGCGAGCCCACTTTTTATCTGCACGGCTTCGCCGACGTGCACGCGGTCACGGAAGGCTGGATGCCGTTCCACGAGAAGCTCATGGAAAGCTGCCGGCTTTACGCCCCGGCCCACCCGGGGTGCGCCGCGTCGGACGAGATCGAGTACCTGGAGTCCGCGGAGGACCTGATATTCCACTACCTGGAGGTCATCGACGCCCTCGGACTCGAGCGGTTCGACTTGGTGGGAACCTGTGTCGGAGGATGGATGGCTGCCGAGTTGGCCGCGAGACACCCCGAGAAGGTCCGCCGGCTGGCGCTCATCGACGCGTCGGGCCTGTTCGTCCCCGGAGCGCCCATCGGCGACATCTTCATGATGTCCCACCCGGTGCGCGGCACCGACTACTCCGAACTCCGCGCCATGCTGTTCGCAAGCGACAGTACACCGGTAGGGCACGCGCTGTTCCCCGACGGCCGGGCCGAGAACATTGAGGACGAGCTGCGGCGTTACCAGATGATACGCTTCACCAACCGGTTCGGCTTCAGCCCGCCCTACTTCTACAACCGCTCGCTGAGAAGCCGGCTGCGCCGCATCTCCGCGCCGACGCTGGTGGTGTGGGGTGAGTCCGACCGCATGGTCCCGCCGGCCCACGGCGAGGCCTACGCGGAGGGCATTTCCGGTTCCAACGGCGTCCAGTTGGTCAAGGGAACCGGCCACAGCCCCCAGGCGGAGGACCCGGAGGCCACGGCGGCGCTGGTGACGGGTTTTCTGGCGGGTTGA
- the metH gene encoding methionine synthase: MSARVLQELLTDRILLFDGAMGTRIQALALGEAEFRGARFGEHPKPLKGCNDILCLTQPQAIEKIHEEYLEAGADIVETNTFNANAISLLDYGIEDLAYEINAAAGAAARQAVDRFNARDGGSRLVAGSLGPTNRTASMSPDVNDPGFRAVTFDDLAAAYYDQVRGLVDGGVDLLLPETTFDTLNLKACLFAITRLMEERELSLPVLASVTITDLSGRTLSGQTLDAFLTSIGHADLAAVGINCAFGPHQMSPFVEELSRLSHLPVFAYPNAGLPNEFGGYDMGPDELAGALTEWAREGWLNLVGGCCGTTPEHIAALREAVEGLRPRTAPESDGFTHLSGLERLVIRPDTNFIMVGERTNVAGSRKFARLIREEQYEEAVVIAREQVEGGANIIDVNMDEGMLDSPEAMTAFLNHVAAEPEIVRVPVMLDSSNFSVIEAGLKCVQGKGVVNSISLKEGEDAFRHQARLVKRYGAAVIVMAFDEEKQATTVEERVTVCGRAHRILTEEVGFDEADIIFDTNILSVATGIEEHAEYAMNFIEAARRLKALFPRCHISGGVSNISFSFRGNDRVREAMHAAFLYHAIQAGMDMGIVNAGQLAVYEDIPADLRELVEDVLFNRRPDATERLVDFAEQMKDAGPVAVEEQAWREEPVESRLSHALVRGIADYIDEDVDEALEQYERPLHIIEGPLMDGMSVVGDLFGSGKMFLPQVVKSARVMKRAVARLTPLMEAESAAAGGGMKRAKLVFATVKGDVHDIGKNIVGVVLRCNNYEVIDLGVMVPADRIIDTATAENADAIGFSGLITPSLDEMVHVAGEMERRGLELPLLIGGATTSKRHTAVKIAPAYGRETVHVLDASRAVPVVQDLLDPDARAALDAANRADQERMREEYETRVGTRLLSYADALERRCRIDWEDCEPDVPEFTGSRALREFPLADLVRYIDWSPFFHTWEIRGRYPELLDDPVRGPAARELFANARELLDRIVGEGLLTAHGVYGFYPANADGDDIVLFTDATRSAELTRLHTLRQQKEARKGTPQYALADFVAPRDSGREDYIGAFAVTTGHRSDEMAKTFEAEHDDYNAIMTKALADRLAEAFAECLHARARREWGYGKDEQLSHEDLIRERYRGIRPAPGYPATPDHTEKPILFNLLNAPEATGIQLTENFAMWPAASVCGLYLANPAARYFAVSAVGRDQVEAYAARKSMMVGEVERWLGPVLGYEPGKG; this comes from the coding sequence ATGTCGGCACGGGTGCTGCAAGAACTTCTGACGGACCGGATACTATTGTTCGACGGGGCCATGGGCACGCGCATCCAGGCGCTCGCCCTCGGGGAGGCGGAATTCCGCGGCGCGCGCTTCGGCGAGCACCCGAAACCGCTCAAGGGCTGCAACGACATCCTGTGTCTGACCCAGCCCCAGGCCATCGAGAAGATCCACGAAGAATACCTGGAGGCGGGTGCCGACATCGTCGAGACCAACACGTTCAACGCCAACGCCATCTCGCTGCTCGACTACGGCATCGAAGACCTGGCCTACGAGATCAATGCGGCCGCCGGGGCCGCGGCGCGGCAGGCGGTGGACCGGTTCAACGCCCGGGACGGCGGCTCTCGCCTGGTGGCTGGGTCGCTGGGGCCCACCAACCGGACGGCCTCCATGTCGCCGGACGTCAACGACCCGGGTTTCCGCGCGGTCACCTTCGACGATCTGGCGGCGGCCTACTACGATCAGGTTCGTGGCCTCGTGGATGGAGGAGTCGACCTGCTGCTGCCGGAGACGACCTTCGATACCCTGAACCTCAAGGCCTGCCTGTTCGCCATCACGCGGCTCATGGAGGAGCGCGAACTGTCGCTGCCGGTGCTGGCCTCCGTGACCATCACCGACCTGAGCGGGCGCACCCTCTCCGGCCAGACCCTGGACGCGTTCTTGACCTCCATCGGCCACGCGGATCTGGCCGCGGTGGGGATCAACTGCGCCTTCGGACCGCATCAGATGAGCCCCTTCGTGGAGGAGCTGTCGCGACTGTCGCACCTGCCGGTGTTCGCCTATCCCAACGCGGGCCTGCCCAACGAGTTCGGCGGCTACGACATGGGGCCGGACGAGTTGGCCGGGGCGCTGACCGAGTGGGCGCGGGAGGGTTGGCTCAACCTCGTGGGCGGGTGCTGCGGCACCACCCCGGAGCACATCGCGGCGCTCCGGGAAGCGGTCGAGGGTCTGCGTCCGAGAACGGCTCCCGAGTCCGACGGCTTCACCCATCTCAGCGGGCTGGAACGGCTGGTAATCCGGCCGGACACGAACTTCATCATGGTGGGCGAGCGCACCAACGTCGCCGGCTCGCGGAAGTTCGCCCGGCTGATCCGCGAGGAACAGTACGAAGAGGCGGTGGTCATCGCGCGCGAGCAGGTGGAGGGCGGCGCCAACATCATCGACGTCAACATGGACGAGGGCATGCTCGACTCACCCGAGGCCATGACCGCGTTCCTGAACCACGTGGCCGCGGAGCCGGAGATCGTGCGCGTGCCGGTGATGCTCGACAGCTCCAACTTCTCGGTCATCGAGGCCGGGCTCAAGTGCGTCCAGGGCAAGGGCGTGGTGAACTCCATCTCGCTCAAGGAAGGGGAGGACGCCTTCCGGCATCAAGCGCGCCTGGTGAAACGTTACGGCGCCGCGGTCATCGTCATGGCTTTCGACGAGGAGAAGCAGGCGACGACGGTGGAAGAGCGGGTGACGGTGTGCGGGCGCGCACATCGCATCCTCACCGAGGAGGTCGGTTTCGACGAGGCCGACATCATCTTCGACACCAACATCCTCTCCGTGGCCACGGGCATCGAGGAGCACGCCGAGTACGCCATGAACTTCATCGAGGCGGCGCGGCGGCTCAAGGCGCTGTTCCCGCGCTGTCACATCTCCGGCGGAGTGAGCAACATCTCGTTTTCCTTCCGCGGCAACGACCGGGTGCGCGAGGCCATGCACGCGGCGTTCCTCTACCACGCCATCCAGGCGGGCATGGACATGGGCATCGTCAACGCCGGCCAGCTCGCGGTGTACGAGGACATACCGGCGGACCTGCGGGAGCTGGTGGAAGACGTGCTCTTCAACCGGCGGCCGGACGCCACGGAGCGGCTGGTGGACTTCGCCGAACAGATGAAGGACGCGGGCCCGGTGGCCGTGGAGGAGCAGGCCTGGCGCGAGGAACCGGTGGAGAGCCGGCTCTCCCACGCGCTGGTAAGGGGGATCGCGGACTACATCGACGAGGACGTGGACGAAGCCCTGGAGCAGTACGAGCGCCCGCTGCACATCATCGAGGGGCCGCTCATGGACGGCATGAGCGTGGTCGGCGACCTGTTCGGGTCGGGCAAGATGTTCCTGCCCCAGGTGGTGAAGAGCGCGCGGGTGATGAAGCGTGCCGTGGCGCGCCTGACCCCGCTGATGGAGGCCGAGAGCGCGGCGGCGGGCGGCGGCATGAAGCGCGCCAAGCTCGTGTTCGCCACCGTCAAGGGCGATGTCCACGACATCGGCAAGAACATCGTCGGCGTGGTGCTGCGCTGCAACAACTACGAAGTCATCGACCTGGGCGTCATGGTGCCGGCGGACCGGATCATCGATACCGCAACGGCGGAGAACGCCGACGCCATCGGCTTTAGCGGCCTCATCACGCCGTCCCTGGACGAGATGGTGCACGTGGCCGGCGAGATGGAGCGGCGCGGCCTCGAGCTGCCGCTGCTCATCGGCGGCGCCACCACGAGCAAGCGCCACACCGCCGTGAAGATCGCCCCCGCCTACGGCCGTGAGACCGTGCACGTGCTGGACGCGTCCCGCGCCGTACCCGTGGTGCAGGACCTGTTGGACCCCGATGCCCGCGCGGCCCTGGACGCCGCCAACCGCGCCGACCAGGAACGCATGCGGGAAGAGTACGAGACCCGGGTGGGCACGCGGCTTCTGAGCTATGCGGATGCGCTGGAGCGGCGTTGCCGGATCGACTGGGAGGACTGCGAGCCGGATGTCCCCGAGTTCACCGGCAGCCGGGCGCTGCGGGAGTTCCCGCTGGCCGACCTCGTCCGGTACATCGACTGGTCGCCGTTCTTCCACACCTGGGAGATCCGCGGCCGCTACCCCGAGTTGCTGGACGACCCCGTGCGCGGCCCCGCGGCGCGGGAGCTCTTCGCCAACGCCCGCGAACTGCTGGACCGGATCGTCGGGGAGGGCCTCCTGACGGCCCACGGCGTCTACGGCTTCTATCCCGCCAACGCCGACGGCGACGACATCGTGCTGTTCACCGACGCGACCCGGAGCGCCGAGCTGACCCGCTTGCACACCCTGCGCCAGCAGAAGGAGGCGCGCAAGGGCACCCCCCAGTACGCCCTGGCGGACTTCGTGGCGCCGCGGGACTCCGGCCGCGAGGACTACATCGGCGCGTTCGCGGTGACCACCGGGCACCGCTCGGACGAGATGGCCAAGACCTTCGAGGCCGAGCACGACGACTACAACGCCATCATGACCAAGGCCCTGGCCGACCGCCTGGCCGAGGCCTTCGCCGAGTGCCTGCACGCCCGGGCGCGGCGTGAGTGGGGCTACGGCAAGGACGAGCAGTTGAGCCACGAGGACCTGATCCGGGAGCGCTACCGCGGCATCCGCCCCGCGCCCGGCTACCCCGCTACGCCGGACCACACGGAAAAGCCCATCCTGTTCAACCTGTTGAACGCGCCCGAGGCCACGGGCATCCAGCTCACCGAGAATTTCGCCATGTGGCCCGCCGCCTCGGTCTGCGGCCTCTACCTCGCCAACCCGGCCGCGCGCTATTTCGCGGTCAGCGCCGTGGGCCGCGACCAGGTGGAAGCCTACGCCGCGCGCAAGTCCATGATGGTAGGAGAAGTGGAACGGTGGCTGGGACCGGTGCTGGGGTATGAGCCGGGCAAGGGCTGA
- a CDS encoding glucose 1-dehydrogenase gives MRLKDKVALITGGASGIGRETALLFAQEGARVVIADVDDRSGKRLAGRIKRAGGEAAYCHADVSRDGDCARMVAAAEAEFGALHVLFNNAGIMLAEDADAVATSEEVWDRTLAVNLKGVFLGCKHGIPALRRAGGGSVINTASFVALMGAATPQLAYTASKGGVVAMTRELAVLHARENIRVNALCPGPLRTELLMKVLDTTRKQRRRLVHIPMGRFGEAREIARAALYLASDESSFVTGTEFVVDGGITAAYVTPEAGRPR, from the coding sequence ATGCGTTTGAAGGACAAGGTCGCCCTCATCACCGGCGGCGCCAGCGGCATCGGCCGGGAGACGGCTCTGCTGTTCGCCCAGGAGGGTGCGCGGGTGGTCATCGCGGACGTCGACGACCGGAGCGGCAAGCGTCTGGCGGGGCGGATCAAGCGGGCCGGCGGCGAGGCGGCTTACTGCCACGCGGACGTTTCCCGGGACGGCGATTGCGCGCGCATGGTGGCCGCGGCGGAAGCCGAGTTCGGCGCGCTCCACGTCCTCTTCAACAACGCCGGCATCATGCTGGCCGAGGACGCGGACGCGGTGGCGACGTCGGAGGAGGTGTGGGACCGGACGCTGGCGGTGAATCTCAAGGGGGTGTTCCTGGGCTGCAAGCACGGGATTCCGGCGTTGCGCCGGGCGGGCGGCGGGTCGGTCATCAATACGGCGTCGTTCGTGGCCCTCATGGGGGCGGCCACGCCGCAGCTTGCCTACACCGCCAGCAAGGGGGGCGTGGTGGCCATGACCCGTGAGTTGGCGGTGCTCCACGCGCGCGAGAACATCCGTGTGAACGCGTTGTGCCCGGGTCCGCTACGCACGGAGTTGCTCATGAAGGTTCTCGACACCACGCGCAAGCAACGGCGGCGCCTGGTGCACATCCCCATGGGGCGTTTCGGCGAGGCCCGAGAGATCGCCCGGGCGGCACTGTATCTGGCCAGCGACGAATCGTCGTTCGTCACGGGCACGGAGTTCGTCGTCGACGGCGGCATCACCGCGGCCTACGTCACGCCGGAGGCGGGGCGGCCGCGCTAG
- a CDS encoding gamma-glutamyl-gamma-aminobutyrate hydrolase family protein, translating to MRATDTPFIGITTYGRGPHNRFILPAEYVDAVRRAGGIPLLLPPGEERLDAVLPLLKAVVLSGGGDLDPDLYGGSQHETIYMVEPERDRSEIDLARRVFDLEVPTLAICRGSQILNVAKGGTLIEHLPDEVGETVNHRVPPREPTPHPIRVDPASRLAGILGATDFSCMSWHHQAMRRVAPGFEVVAHAPDGTIEGLEMPAHPWLVAVQWHPELTAAEDPIQQRLFDALVEAAGTR from the coding sequence ATGCGCGCCACCGACACGCCGTTCATCGGCATCACCACCTACGGGCGCGGCCCGCACAACCGGTTCATCCTGCCCGCGGAGTACGTGGACGCGGTGCGCCGGGCCGGCGGCATCCCGTTGCTGCTGCCGCCCGGGGAAGAGCGCCTGGACGCGGTCCTGCCGCTGCTCAAGGCGGTGGTGCTCAGCGGCGGCGGCGACCTCGACCCCGACCTCTACGGCGGCAGCCAGCACGAGACCATCTACATGGTGGAACCGGAACGGGACCGTTCCGAGATCGACCTCGCCCGGCGCGTATTCGATCTGGAGGTCCCCACCCTGGCCATCTGCCGCGGCAGCCAGATCCTGAACGTCGCCAAGGGCGGGACCCTGATCGAGCACCTGCCCGACGAGGTGGGAGAGACGGTGAACCACCGGGTGCCGCCGCGCGAGCCCACGCCCCACCCGATCCGGGTGGACCCGGCATCCCGGCTGGCCGGTATCCTCGGAGCCACTGATTTTTCGTGCATGTCGTGGCACCACCAGGCCATGCGCAGGGTGGCGCCGGGATTCGAGGTGGTGGCGCACGCTCCGGACGGTACCATCGAGGGGCTGGAGATGCCCGCGCACCCCTGGCTGGTGGCGGTGCAGTGGCACCCGGAGTTGACGGCGGCGGAGGACCCCATCCAGCAGCGTCTGTTCGACGCCTTGGTGGAGGCCGCGGGAACACGCTGA
- a CDS encoding glutamine synthetase family protein: MAKEERKIENGAAEVTGMLTVDQLRASVTAGELDTVVVAFTDLYGRLLGKRLDAEFFLDTAAAGGTHVCDYLLTVDMEMEPVQGYRLANWKRGYGDVHLVPDLTTLRRLSWQDRTALVLCDVKENVSHELVPEAPRSVLRGQLQRAGALGYEAMAGSELEYYLFENSYRQAAEKHYLDLAPAGGYIEDYHVLQAFREEGFHGAARRHLRDSGVPVESSKGEWGPGQHELNVRYADVLTMADRHCVYKECLKEIAEQMGLSVTFMAKFATELAGSSCHVHLSLWRDGGNAFAGTGASGFSDVFRWFLGGWLAHLPETMVFYAPTVNSYKRYRAESWAPTGVGWSHDNRTAGFRVLGQGKGARIECRVPGADCNPYLAYAAALAAGVDGIRHRTEPPPAFDGNLYAAGDVLQVPGSLGEATDLFAESEFARESFGAEVVEHYAHFFHTEERKYRDAVTDWERKRYFERI, translated from the coding sequence ATGGCAAAAGAGGAACGAAAGATCGAAAACGGCGCCGCCGAGGTCACCGGCATGCTCACCGTCGACCAGCTCCGGGCGTCGGTGACCGCCGGCGAGCTGGATACGGTCGTGGTCGCCTTCACCGACCTGTATGGCCGTTTGTTGGGCAAGCGCCTGGACGCGGAGTTCTTTCTCGACACCGCGGCCGCGGGCGGCACTCACGTGTGCGACTACCTCCTGACCGTGGACATGGAGATGGAGCCGGTGCAGGGGTACCGGCTGGCCAACTGGAAGCGCGGTTACGGCGACGTCCATCTGGTGCCGGATCTGACGACGCTGCGGCGTCTGAGCTGGCAGGACCGGACCGCGCTCGTGCTGTGCGACGTCAAGGAGAACGTCTCCCACGAGCTGGTGCCTGAAGCGCCCCGGTCGGTGCTGCGCGGCCAACTGCAGCGCGCCGGCGCCCTGGGGTACGAGGCCATGGCGGGGTCGGAGCTGGAGTACTATCTCTTCGAGAACTCCTACCGGCAGGCGGCGGAAAAGCATTACCTGGACCTTGCTCCGGCGGGTGGCTACATCGAGGACTACCATGTGCTCCAGGCCTTCCGGGAGGAGGGCTTCCACGGCGCCGCCCGGCGCCATCTGCGGGACTCCGGCGTTCCGGTGGAAAGCTCCAAGGGCGAGTGGGGACCGGGCCAGCACGAGTTGAACGTGCGCTACGCCGACGTGCTCACCATGGCCGACCGCCACTGCGTCTACAAGGAGTGCCTCAAGGAAATAGCCGAGCAGATGGGGCTCAGCGTCACCTTCATGGCCAAGTTCGCGACCGAGTTGGCGGGCTCGAGCTGTCACGTGCATTTGAGCCTGTGGCGCGACGGCGGCAACGCCTTCGCCGGGACCGGCGCGAGCGGTTTCTCCGACGTGTTCCGATGGTTCCTCGGCGGCTGGCTGGCGCATCTGCCCGAGACCATGGTGTTCTACGCGCCCACGGTCAACTCGTACAAACGCTACCGCGCGGAGTCCTGGGCGCCCACCGGCGTCGGCTGGAGCCACGACAACCGCACCGCCGGTTTCCGGGTGCTGGGGCAGGGCAAGGGTGCCCGGATCGAGTGCCGCGTGCCCGGCGCGGACTGCAACCCCTATCTCGCCTATGCCGCCGCGCTGGCCGCCGGCGTGGACGGCATCCGGCACCGGACCGAGCCGCCGCCGGCCTTCGACGGCAACCTGTACGCCGCCGGCGACGTGCTCCAGGTACCGGGGTCCCTGGGGGAGGCAACGGACCTCTTCGCGGAGAGCGAGTTCGCGCGCGAAAGCTTCGGCGCGGAGGTGGTGGAGCACTACGCGCATTTCTTTCACACCGAGGAACGGAAGTACCGCGACGCCGTCACCGACTGGGAAAGGAAACGCTATTTCGAGCGGATCTGA
- a CDS encoding TAXI family TRAP transporter solute-binding subunit: MKRFLVFALGLALCGALAATAKDASAQNYLVVGGGSTTGVYYQVALNICKIVNDKLGSKGYNCIGRPALGSVFNINAIKRGLLNYGVAQSDRVWQATNGKKDWNGKPQTGLRTVFSVHPEVIMLVTRKDTGIKSIADLKGKRVNIGNPGSGQRGNAEDVLRLSGIDKDKDIKAEGLQQNEANRALVDKKIDAFFYTIGVPWGGGLEIANSTAIDVVPVNTAPIQKLVKDNPYYVMTKIPGGTYKGVDKDVETYAVKATFVTGEQEPADSVYQVVKTIFENLDTLRNSYANFKNLQPKDMLKGLSAPMHPGAVKYYKEKGWL; the protein is encoded by the coding sequence ATGAAGCGTTTTCTCGTATTCGCGCTCGGCTTGGCACTCTGCGGCGCCTTGGCCGCGACGGCCAAGGATGCATCCGCTCAGAACTACCTCGTGGTCGGCGGCGGTTCCACGACCGGCGTCTACTACCAGGTGGCCCTCAACATCTGCAAGATCGTCAACGACAAACTGGGGAGCAAGGGCTACAACTGTATCGGCCGGCCGGCCTTGGGATCGGTCTTCAACATCAATGCCATCAAGCGGGGACTGCTGAACTACGGCGTGGCCCAGTCCGACCGCGTCTGGCAGGCCACCAACGGCAAGAAGGACTGGAACGGCAAGCCCCAGACGGGACTGCGCACGGTCTTCAGCGTCCATCCCGAGGTGATCATGCTCGTCACCCGCAAGGACACCGGGATCAAGTCCATCGCCGACCTCAAGGGCAAGCGCGTAAACATCGGGAACCCCGGCTCGGGACAGCGGGGCAACGCGGAGGATGTGTTGCGCCTCTCGGGCATCGACAAGGACAAGGACATCAAGGCCGAAGGTCTGCAACAGAACGAGGCCAACCGCGCGCTGGTGGACAAGAAGATCGATGCGTTCTTCTACACCATCGGCGTTCCCTGGGGCGGCGGTCTGGAGATCGCCAACAGCACCGCCATCGACGTCGTTCCGGTGAACACGGCGCCGATCCAGAAGCTGGTGAAGGACAACCCCTACTACGTCATGACCAAGATACCCGGCGGGACCTACAAGGGCGTAGACAAGGACGTTGAGACCTATGCCGTGAAGGCGACCTTCGTCACCGGTGAGCAGGAACCAGCCGACTCGGTCTACCAGGTGGTCAAGACGATCTTCGAAAACCTCGACACGCTCCGCAACTCGTATGCCAACTTCAAGAACCTGCAACCAAAGGACATGCTGAAGGGCCTCTCGGCTCCGATGCATCCGGGAGCGGTGAAGTACTACAAGGAGAAGGGCTGGCTGTAA
- a CDS encoding TRAP transporter permease — MNSTDRDDTADETVDLEALAELGEGEGKTRSPGGPVGGFLWVLALCWSLFQLYIAYRPINSIIARSIHLTFAVLLVYMAFPAIRRTATLERVHALMQQLFPGRRKRDPVKVPWYDFIIAALAGCGTVYLAWDYVGIIQRSGLPLARDVYIGAAFIILLLESARRSLGLALPALGTVFLFYCFIGPYMPRFLAHPGIPLDFVVDHMYLSDSGIWGVPLGVSTDFVFLFVLFGALLDRAGAAEYFVQVAFAMVGRFRGGPAKAAVLASGLTGMVSGSSIANVATTGTFTIPLMKRVGLPAYKAGAVEVGASTNGQLLPPVMGAAAFIMAEFLGLPYIDIVTAAAIPAVLSYIALLYVVHLEALKLDLTAIPDEELPRFWPTFLRGAHFLIPILALIYTLVILRFSAVSAAFNAILLTLAIMVIQRVVQSCAAVLRPSPDNLATGSLGQAVFQGLVLSVREILQGCVSGARNMAPIAVATAAAGIIVGTVTLTGLSSRFIEAIEIISLGNVVLMLILTAATSLILGMGLPTTANYIVMATLTAPVIVTLGGQAGLVIPVLAAHLFVFYFGILADDTPPVGLAAFAASAIAGSDPIKTGIQGFTYDLRTAILPFVFIFNLELLLIAGVTADGTIIWLTDMFSVVWVIVNGLVAMMAFAAAMQGFFADRCGWPERALLFVICAGAFRPDLLAGDTDSLRMTVQFGAWVLFAGLYLVQRRRRGSRLAAA; from the coding sequence GTGAATTCAACCGATCGCGACGACACAGCCGACGAGACCGTCGACCTCGAAGCGTTGGCCGAGTTGGGCGAGGGCGAAGGTAAGACCCGCTCCCCCGGCGGTCCCGTCGGGGGGTTCCTCTGGGTGCTTGCGCTCTGCTGGTCGCTGTTCCAGCTCTACATCGCCTACCGGCCCATCAACTCCATCATCGCCCGCAGTATTCACCTGACCTTCGCCGTGCTGCTGGTCTACATGGCCTTTCCGGCCATACGGCGGACCGCGACGCTGGAGCGCGTTCACGCGCTGATGCAGCAGTTGTTTCCAGGACGGCGCAAGCGGGACCCCGTCAAGGTCCCTTGGTACGACTTCATCATCGCGGCCCTGGCCGGCTGCGGCACCGTCTACCTGGCCTGGGACTACGTGGGGATCATCCAGCGTTCCGGCCTGCCGCTGGCGCGGGACGTCTACATCGGCGCGGCGTTCATCATCCTGCTGCTGGAGTCCGCGCGGCGGTCCCTGGGGCTGGCGCTGCCGGCGCTCGGCACGGTCTTCCTGTTCTACTGCTTCATCGGCCCGTACATGCCCAGGTTTCTCGCCCACCCCGGCATCCCCCTCGACTTCGTCGTCGACCACATGTACCTGTCGGACAGCGGCATCTGGGGTGTGCCGCTGGGTGTATCCACCGATTTCGTTTTTCTGTTCGTGCTGTTCGGGGCGCTGCTGGACCGGGCGGGAGCGGCGGAGTACTTCGTGCAGGTGGCCTTCGCCATGGTGGGCCGTTTCCGCGGCGGACCGGCCAAGGCCGCCGTGTTGGCGTCGGGCCTGACCGGCATGGTGTCGGGATCATCCATTGCCAACGTGGCCACCACGGGGACTTTCACCATCCCGCTCATGAAGCGGGTGGGGCTGCCGGCCTACAAGGCCGGCGCGGTGGAAGTCGGCGCCAGCACCAACGGACAGCTCCTGCCGCCGGTCATGGGGGCGGCGGCCTTCATCATGGCGGAGTTCCTCGGGCTGCCTTACATCGACATCGTCACCGCGGCGGCGATTCCCGCGGTTCTGTCCTACATCGCCCTGCTCTACGTCGTCCACCTCGAAGCCCTCAAGCTTGACCTGACCGCGATACCGGACGAAGAGTTGCCCCGATTCTGGCCGACGTTCCTAAGGGGTGCGCACTTCCTGATCCCAATTCTGGCGCTGATCTACACGCTGGTCATCCTCAGGTTCTCCGCGGTTTCCGCGGCCTTCAACGCGATCCTGCTCACCCTGGCCATCATGGTCATCCAGCGGGTGGTGCAGAGTTGCGCCGCGGTTCTCCGACCGTCACCCGACAACCTGGCGACCGGCTCCCTCGGACAGGCCGTGTTTCAGGGTCTGGTCCTCAGCGTCCGCGAGATTTTGCAGGGCTGCGTGTCCGGCGCCCGCAACATGGCGCCCATTGCGGTGGCCACCGCGGCCGCCGGAATCATCGTCGGCACCGTGACCCTGACGGGCCTCAGCAGCCGGTTCATCGAGGCCATCGAGATCATCTCCCTGGGCAACGTGGTGCTCATGCTGATCCTGACCGCGGCCACGAGCCTGATCCTGGGCATGGGCCTCCCCACTACCGCCAACTACATCGTCATGGCCACGCTGACGGCGCCGGTGATCGTCACGCTGGGCGGGCAGGCGGGTCTGGTGATCCCGGTGCTGGCGGCCCATCTGTTCGTCTTCTACTTCGGGATTCTGGCCGACGACACGCCGCCGGTGGGCCTGGCGGCCTTCGCGGCCTCGGCCATTGCCGGCTCGGACCCCATCAAGACGGGGATCCAGGGGTTTACGTACGACCTGCGCACCGCGATCCTGCCCTTCGTCTTCATCTTCAACCTGGAGTTGCTGCTGATCGCCGGCGTAACCGCCGACGGCACGATCATCTGGCTCACCGACATGTTCAGCGTCGTCTGGGTGATCGTGAACGGCCTAGTGGCCATGATGGCCTTCGCCGCCGCCATGCAGGGGTTCTTCGCCGACCGTTGCGGCTGGCCCGAGCGGGCTCTCCTGTTCGTAATCTGCGCCGGCGCCTTCCGGCCGGATCTCCTGGCGGGCGACACCGACTCCCTGCGCATGACCGTCCAGTTCGGCGCCTGGGTGCTGTTTGCCGGGCTGTATCTGGTGCAGAGGAGGAGGCGGGGGTCGCGGTTGGCGGCGGCGTAG